From one Mya arenaria isolate MELC-2E11 chromosome 4, ASM2691426v1 genomic stretch:
- the LOC128233076 gene encoding uncharacterized protein LOC128233076 yields the protein MHTTMSVRRCLCSRHTFVWLLVFHATALGVLLLMLFDRLTSSPTNPYHKAAFERWMNIRDNFDVYQKEQIQQDEMMKHKVQWRQMDAVMSFNDINKDPHNTAEEFTALQKRIKEEERRMDEAVKSANVPLDYIPPVPEFSEIDIVPYLASNITNKYLRLPKSLKGKKSFKKEIVILTPVCDVAHLIENFVKALANLSYPHEKMSVYFGEDSSTDETYSAVLLAAQELKSKHGFRDAAVFRFNVSGGVHGSWDDIHAKGNQLLRRSHLAKARNMLLKESLSKTHPDYVLWIDSDVKTLPDNLIQHLLYAKSDVVVPSCLFIQGRFKKFYDRNSWRETPTSIEDQAELPKDVLLVEGYSHSTRIFLPDLKAEGRVVHLDGVGGCVLMVRTECHRKGLVFTEEVYEHHIETEGLGKMANNMGFSVNGLPWVEVFHN from the coding sequence ATGCATACGACAATGAGTGTGCGACGGTGTCTGTGCAGCCGACATACGTTCGTCTGGCTGCTTGTGTTCCACGCAACGGCGCTCGGGGTCCTCCTGCTTATGCTGTTCGACCGTTTGACGTCATCACCCACCAATCCATACCACAAGGCCGCGTTCGAACGCTGGATGAACATACGGGATAATTTTGACGTGTATCAGAAAGAACAGATCCAACAAGACGAGATGATGAAACACAAGGTACAATGGCGGCAAATGGACGCCGTGATGAGTTTTAACGATATAAATAAAGACCCTCACAATACAGCAGAGGAGTTTACAGCTCTTCAGAAGAGAATAAAGGAGGAAGAGAGACGGATGGATGAGGCTGTGAAAAGCGCTAATGTCCCTTTAGATTACATACCACCTGTACCTGAATTCTCCGAGATTGATATAGTGCCATACTTAGCTAGTAACATAACCAATAAGTATTTGCGATTACCAAAGAGCCTTAAAGGAAAGAAAtcgtttaaaaaagaaattgtgatACTGACGCCAGTGTGTGATGTGGCGCATTTAATAGAGAACTTCGTCAAGGCGTTAGCGAATCTCTCTTACCCTCACGAGAAGATGTCTGTCTATTTTGGCGAGGACAGCAGTACGGATGAGACATACAGTGCGGTGCTACTCGCTGCTCAGGAGCTTAAGTCAAAACATGGCTTTAGGGACGCCGCTGTGTTCAGGTTTAATGTTAGTGGCGGCGTCCACGGAAGCTGGGATGATATTCACGCCAAAGGGAATCAGCTGTTGAGAAGATCTCATCTCGCAAAGGCCAGAAACATGCTGCTCAAGGAGAGCCTTTCAAAAACACACCCAGACTATGTTCTATGGATAGACAGTGATGTGAAAACGCTACCCGATAATCTCATTCAACATTTGCTGTATGCGAAGTCGGACGTGGTTGTGCCTTCATGCTTATTCATTCAGGGACGTTTTAAGAAGTTCTATGACCGTAATTCATGGCGTGAGACGCCCACCTCTATAGAAGATCAGGCCGAACTCCCAAAGGACGTGCTCTTGGTCGAAGGCTACAGCCACTCGACTCGCATCTTCCTGCCGGACCTGAAGGCGGAGGGTCGTGTCGTGCATTTAGACGGCGTCGGCGGCTGCGTCCTCATGGTACGGACGGAGTGTCACCGGAAGGGACTGGTGTTTACTGAGGAAGTGTATGAACACCATATAGAGACGGAGGGTCTGGGAAAGATGGCCAACAATATGGGCTTCAGCGTTAACGGTCTACCCTGGGTTGAAGTGTTCCACAACTAA